In a single window of the Orbaceae bacterium lpD04 genome:
- the treC gene encoding alpha,alpha-phosphotrehalase produces the protein MSQNILPWWKTGTVYQIYPKSFQATNGRSTGDLAGIIKRLDYLKQLGVSAIWLTPIYPSPQVDNGYDVSNYCDINPDYGSMADFEALVCKAHQLDIKIMMDMVLNHTSTSHPWFQSSLDIKSPYRTFYIWKEANCEGKEPNNWRSKFGGKAWQLDKASNQYYLHLFATKQADLNWENPEVRTQLKKVCQFWADKGVDALRLDVINLISKQQDFANDDIGDGRRFYTDGPRVHEYLQEMSRDVFTPNKLVTVGEMSSTSLAHCQQYASLDGKELTMTFNFHHLKVDYPNGEKWSLAKPDFVELKQIMGHWQQGMHNKAWNALFWCNHDQPRVVSRFGDSGKYHNQSAKMLAMALYGLQGTPYLYQGEEIGMTNPNFTQISQYRDIESLNMFDEMLQKGMDRAKIMAILASKSRDNSRTPMQWDSSLHAGFTTGEPWIEVANNYNTINVKAALADNDSIFYCYQTLIELRKQYPIFSLGNYHDLDPSTDKVWCYTRQHNDEILFVIANLHAAPLMYSLPKSLTDKNWQILMHNYHDLFELSSSFELKPYESIYLYCNNLKA, from the coding sequence ATGTCACAAAATATTTTACCTTGGTGGAAAACGGGAACTGTGTATCAAATTTATCCTAAAAGCTTTCAAGCAACCAATGGGCGATCTACAGGCGATCTTGCCGGTATCATAAAACGTTTAGATTATTTAAAACAACTTGGAGTAAGTGCCATTTGGCTAACACCGATTTATCCTTCTCCTCAAGTTGATAATGGTTATGATGTGTCTAATTATTGTGATATTAATCCTGACTATGGCTCAATGGCTGATTTTGAAGCATTAGTTTGTAAAGCCCATCAGCTTGATATAAAAATCATGATGGATATGGTGCTTAATCATACTTCAACATCGCACCCTTGGTTTCAATCATCTTTAGATATAAAAAGCCCATATCGCACGTTTTATATCTGGAAAGAGGCTAATTGCGAAGGCAAAGAGCCTAATAATTGGCGCTCAAAATTTGGTGGTAAAGCGTGGCAATTAGATAAAGCATCTAATCAATATTATTTACACCTATTTGCGACAAAGCAAGCTGATCTAAATTGGGAAAACCCAGAAGTACGAACACAACTAAAAAAAGTCTGTCAATTTTGGGCGGATAAAGGGGTTGATGCCTTAAGGCTTGATGTGATTAATTTAATTTCTAAACAACAAGATTTTGCCAATGATGATATTGGCGATGGGCGACGTTTTTATACTGATGGGCCAAGAGTTCATGAATATCTGCAAGAGATGAGCCGGGATGTGTTTACTCCCAATAAATTAGTAACTGTTGGCGAAATGTCATCAACATCATTAGCGCATTGCCAACAATATGCCTCACTTGATGGTAAAGAACTCACCATGACCTTTAACTTTCATCACTTAAAAGTTGATTACCCAAATGGCGAAAAATGGTCGCTTGCTAAACCCGATTTTGTAGAGTTAAAACAAATTATGGGACATTGGCAACAAGGAATGCATAACAAAGCTTGGAACGCTTTATTTTGGTGTAATCACGATCAGCCGCGTGTAGTTTCGCGCTTTGGTGATAGCGGAAAATACCATAATCAGTCAGCTAAAATGCTGGCGATGGCATTGTATGGTTTACAAGGTACGCCTTACCTCTATCAAGGTGAAGAAATTGGCATGACCAATCCTAACTTTACTCAAATTAGTCAATATCGCGATATTGAAAGCTTAAATATGTTTGATGAGATGCTACAAAAAGGCATGGATAGGGCAAAAATAATGGCGATCTTAGCCTCTAAATCACGTGATAATAGCCGTACGCCAATGCAGTGGGACAGTTCGCTTCATGCTGGTTTTACGACAGGCGAACCATGGATTGAGGTTGCAAATAACTACAATACCATTAATGTTAAAGCCGCTTTAGCCGATAATGACTCGATATTTTACTGTTATCAAACCTTAATCGAATTACGCAAACAATATCCGATCTTTAGTTTAGGTAACTATCATGATTTAGATCCAAGCACAGATAAAGTATGGTGTTATACAAGGCAACATAATGATGAGATCTTATTTGTCATTGCTAATTTACATGCAGCGCCGCTCATGTACTCACTACCTAAGTCATTAACAGATAAAAACTGGCAAATATTGATGCACAACTATCATGACTTATTTGAGTTATCCTCATCGTTTGAGCTTAAACCTTATGAGTCAATTTACCTCTATTGCAATAACCTAAAGGCGTAA
- a CDS encoding AI-2E family transporter, translated as MLFNNNQKLGIFCVVGFAILFIILMQVHLMPGLIAGLLTYTLTLKLDDFLSQNMSQLGRKSKLISVTLLITIIMAIIIGGSWYLFTWFVGVAKHPTETMAAIKPVIDNVSNALPASIKSYLPDDIDGIKDNVTVYLKEHIFYLQSIIAHAFHILVILIVGMIIGLILGFKHQKQSNLTTQEQKTPLAQAFNACVDRLVIVFQYVAISQFVIALFNAIMTAIFLFVILPIFGVHLPFSKSLVLATFVFGLIPIVGNLIVNILMFLVAFTVSFGVSIPVIIYLILIHKVEYVLNAKIVGSKIQAGICELLIAMLFCETLFGLIGLVFAPIFYAFIKLSLKDLKLI; from the coding sequence ATGCTATTTAATAATAATCAAAAGCTAGGTATTTTTTGTGTAGTTGGATTTGCGATTTTATTTATTATTTTAATGCAAGTTCATTTAATGCCTGGGCTAATTGCCGGCCTATTAACCTACACTTTAACGCTCAAGTTAGATGATTTTTTATCTCAAAATATGAGCCAATTAGGCCGTAAGTCAAAGCTGATCTCAGTAACTTTACTAATAACAATCATTATGGCTATTATTATTGGGGGTTCTTGGTATTTATTTACTTGGTTTGTTGGCGTTGCAAAGCATCCTACAGAAACAATGGCCGCCATTAAACCCGTTATTGATAACGTATCCAATGCCTTACCTGCAAGTATTAAATCGTATTTGCCTGATGATATCGACGGCATTAAAGATAATGTGACGGTCTATTTAAAAGAGCACATCTTTTATTTACAATCGATTATTGCCCATGCATTTCATATTCTTGTTATTTTAATTGTCGGTATGATTATTGGATTGATATTAGGCTTTAAGCATCAAAAGCAATCAAATTTAACGACACAAGAGCAAAAAACGCCATTAGCACAAGCCTTTAATGCCTGCGTTGATAGGCTTGTGATCGTGTTTCAGTACGTGGCTATATCCCAGTTTGTTATCGCGCTATTTAATGCGATTATGACGGCAATTTTCCTATTTGTTATTTTGCCAATTTTTGGTGTTCACTTACCATTTAGTAAAAGTTTAGTATTAGCAACATTTGTGTTTGGTTTAATTCCGATTGTGGGGAATTTGATCGTTAACATATTAATGTTCCTAGTCGCTTTCACCGTATCATTTGGTGTTTCAATCCCGGTTATTATCTACCTTATTTTGATCCATAAAGTCGAATATGTACTAAATGCCAAAATTGTAGGTAGCAAAATTCAAGCTGGGATCTGCGAATTACTCATTGCCATGCTATTTTGTGAAACATTGTTTGGCCTAATAGGGCTAGTTTTTGCGCCAATATTTTACGCTTTTATTAAACTCTCACTAAAAGACTTAAAGTTGATTTAA
- a CDS encoding NAD(P)H-dependent oxidoreductase yields the protein MNKTLIIVAHPNMQDSVINKRWIKELALYPEKFTIHDLYSTYPDEQINVEQEQALIESHDNLVLQFPIYWFNCTPLLKKWLDEVFTYGWAYGSKGKKLMGKKIALAVSLGSKKEEYQEPFTLTNLLRPFEATINYVNGHYQGAFTLYGAHTEPDKVSITQQIIEQNAKDYVQFLSDL from the coding sequence ATGAATAAAACACTTATTATTGTTGCCCATCCGAATATGCAAGACTCAGTAATAAATAAGCGCTGGATCAAAGAATTAGCATTATATCCTGAAAAATTTACTATTCATGATCTATATAGTACATACCCTGATGAACAGATCAATGTTGAACAAGAGCAAGCATTAATCGAATCTCATGATAACTTAGTTTTACAATTTCCGATTTATTGGTTTAATTGCACCCCACTGTTAAAAAAATGGTTAGATGAAGTATTTACCTACGGTTGGGCTTATGGTTCAAAAGGTAAAAAATTAATGGGTAAAAAAATAGCACTCGCGGTATCACTAGGCAGTAAAAAGGAAGAATACCAAGAGCCTTTTACCTTAACTAATTTACTTCGACCATTTGAGGCAACCATCAATTATGTTAATGGTCATTATCAAGGTGCATTTACCCTATATGGCGCACATACTGAGCCAGATAAAGTAAGTATTACCCAGCAAATAATTGAGCAAAATGCTAAAGATTATGTCCAATTTTTATCTGATCTTTAA
- a CDS encoding helix-turn-helix domain-containing protein gives MAEDFPFGYTLSLINGKYKMIIMYCLYQNKPVIRFNELKRSINNISFKTLSNTLKELESDELIVRTQYSQIPPKVEYSLSERGLSLMPIFDLMCEWGIKNR, from the coding sequence ATGGCTGAAGATTTTCCATTTGGCTATACATTGTCTTTGATAAATGGCAAATATAAAATGATTATAATGTATTGCTTATATCAAAATAAACCAGTCATTCGTTTTAATGAGTTAAAACGTTCTATCAATAATATTTCATTTAAAACATTAAGTAATACGTTAAAAGAGCTCGAATCAGATGAGCTAATCGTTCGAACTCAATACTCACAAATTCCACCTAAAGTCGAATATAGCTTGTCAGAGCGAGGACTCTCGCTCATGCCTATTTTTGATTTAATGTGTGAGTGGGGAATAAAAAACCGTTAA
- a CDS encoding diaminobutyrate--2-oxoglutarate transaminase family protein has translation MGTTQSSSLNNEYYLNRQSNFESNARSYPRKFPIAIKSAKGAWLEDVEGKKYLDCLAGAGTLALGHNHPNVINAIKRVLDSQLPLHTLDLTTPLKDQFSQTVLDLLPGSPSSWRLQFCGPTGADANEAAFKLAKTVTGRSAIISFSGGYHGMTNGTLSATGNLSAKTPIGGLMPYVQFMPYPYSYRCPLGIGGDKASEALATLFERFLDDIESGITKPAAVILEAIQGEGGVIPAPVEWLRKIREVTKRLGIILILDEVQAGIGRSGQFFAFEESSIVPDMIVMSKAIGGGLPMALVAYNAELDIWSPGAHAGTFRGNQLAMATGIATLDVITNQGVLNNVNIAGNALKQGLLALQKRFPCIGDVRGRGLMLGIEIVDSKGQADKLGSLPYAPELSVALQKACFDHGLIAERGGRHGAVLRFLPPLTLSLDEVEQILVRLESALKVLTA, from the coding sequence ATGGGAACAACACAATCATCTTCATTGAATAATGAATATTATTTAAATCGACAATCTAATTTCGAATCAAATGCACGAAGTTATCCGCGCAAATTTCCAATTGCGATAAAATCAGCAAAGGGCGCATGGCTTGAAGATGTTGAGGGTAAAAAATATTTAGATTGTCTTGCAGGTGCTGGAACTTTGGCTTTGGGACATAACCATCCAAATGTTATAAATGCGATAAAACGGGTATTGGATAGCCAATTACCACTCCATACATTAGATTTAACCACTCCACTAAAAGATCAGTTTTCACAAACTGTTCTTGATCTATTGCCCGGCTCACCAAGTAGCTGGCGATTACAGTTTTGCGGCCCAACAGGCGCCGATGCTAATGAAGCTGCATTTAAATTAGCAAAAACCGTTACCGGCCGCTCCGCAATTATTAGTTTTTCGGGCGGTTACCATGGCATGACTAACGGCACGTTAAGTGCTACTGGTAATTTATCAGCTAAAACGCCAATTGGTGGATTAATGCCTTATGTGCAGTTTATGCCATATCCTTATTCGTATCGGTGTCCGCTTGGTATTGGCGGCGATAAAGCGAGTGAGGCTTTAGCGACGCTATTTGAACGTTTTCTTGATGATATCGAAAGCGGCATAACAAAGCCTGCTGCAGTGATTTTAGAGGCGATTCAAGGCGAGGGCGGCGTTATTCCCGCACCGGTTGAATGGCTAAGAAAAATTCGTGAAGTCACTAAACGGTTAGGCATTATTTTAATTTTAGACGAAGTTCAAGCTGGCATTGGTCGCAGTGGTCAATTTTTTGCATTTGAAGAGTCTAGCATTGTGCCTGATATGATTGTAATGTCAAAAGCGATTGGCGGCGGCTTGCCGATGGCTCTTGTTGCTTATAATGCAGAGCTCGATATTTGGTCGCCAGGAGCTCACGCTGGCACTTTTAGAGGTAATCAGCTCGCAATGGCAACGGGCATTGCAACGCTTGATGTGATAACTAACCAAGGGGTATTAAACAACGTTAATATCGCTGGCAACGCACTCAAACAAGGATTATTAGCGCTACAAAAACGTTTTCCTTGCATTGGTGACGTGCGCGGACGTGGCCTTATGTTAGGGATTGAAATTGTTGATAGTAAAGGGCAAGCTGACAAGTTAGGCAGCCTACCATACGCGCCAGAACTGTCTGTTGCATTACAAAAAGCCTGCTTTGATCACGGCCTAATTGCTGAACGTGGTGGCAGACATGGCGCCGTGTTACGGTTTTTACCCCCATTAACATTATCACTTGATGAAGTTGAGCAAATTCTTGTTCGTTTAGAAAGTGCACTAAAAGTGCTTACAGCATAA
- a CDS encoding aspartate aminotransferase family protein — translation MDKNFLTGVTSIGLAGAEQYRTLMKEAVDVAANWLVGEKMFDGIPIAMLRAELNTLDFLPEQGVGDLQALHEANTYFLKHALQVHHPLCSAHLHCPTTIASQLAEVLINVSNQSMDSWDQSPSATLFEEYIITQLRKQIGYPVGDAGVFTSGGTQSNFMGLLLAREHAKRHFSHYQQSELVVICSEQAHFSVQQSMLLFGFNDSATIAIACDDGGRIIVDKLASTLQELKTLGKKAFAIIATAGTTDTGAIDDISAIATLANQYQVWLHIDAAWGGILLFSQKYRDRLLGIELADSISLDFHKQFLQTISCGAFVLKDAANYELIRRHDDYLNPIEDELEGVPNLVAKSIQTTRRFDALKLWMSFRSLGAKNYAEMVDYSIDLAQQVATYIDSSSTFELVNSTQIASVLFRIKSEVLMGKDSTLVHRFIAQLLFEQGNANLGITRRDGKTTLKLTLLNPYTKIIHVKALLAMIERLVSQY, via the coding sequence ATGGATAAAAATTTTTTAACCGGGGTTACATCAATAGGCTTAGCCGGCGCTGAGCAATACCGAACGTTAATGAAAGAAGCGGTTGATGTTGCAGCTAATTGGTTAGTTGGCGAAAAAATGTTTGATGGGATCCCAATTGCAATGCTACGCGCCGAGCTTAATACGCTTGATTTTTTGCCAGAGCAAGGCGTGGGCGATTTACAAGCACTACACGAAGCAAATACCTATTTTTTAAAACATGCCCTACAAGTGCACCATCCGCTTTGTTCAGCGCATTTACATTGCCCAACAACGATTGCCTCCCAATTAGCGGAGGTCTTAATTAATGTATCAAACCAATCGATGGACTCGTGGGATCAAAGCCCTTCAGCAACGCTATTTGAAGAGTATATTATTACCCAATTACGTAAACAAATTGGTTATCCTGTCGGTGATGCCGGCGTATTTACTAGCGGCGGTACGCAAAGTAATTTCATGGGGTTATTACTTGCTCGTGAACATGCAAAGCGGCATTTTTCGCATTATCAGCAGAGCGAATTAGTGGTTATCTGCTCTGAGCAAGCTCACTTTTCAGTGCAACAATCGATGCTATTATTTGGTTTTAATGATAGTGCGACAATTGCTATTGCTTGTGATGACGGCGGCCGAATAATCGTTGATAAACTTGCCAGTACTTTACAAGAGTTAAAAACTCTCGGTAAAAAAGCTTTTGCAATTATTGCAACGGCTGGCACAACCGATACCGGCGCCATTGATGATATTAGCGCTATTGCCACATTAGCAAACCAATATCAAGTATGGCTACATATTGATGCTGCGTGGGGCGGGATCTTGTTATTTTCGCAAAAATACCGTGATAGGTTATTAGGTATTGAACTTGCTGACTCCATTTCATTAGATTTTCATAAACAATTTTTACAAACCATTAGTTGTGGTGCGTTTGTATTAAAAGATGCGGCTAATTATGAATTAATACGCCGACATGATGATTATTTAAATCCGATTGAAGATGAGCTTGAAGGGGTACCTAATTTAGTTGCCAAATCGATTCAAACAACAAGGCGCTTTGATGCACTCAAATTGTGGATGAGTTTTCGCAGTTTAGGTGCTAAAAACTATGCCGAAATGGTTGATTATTCAATTGATTTAGCGCAGCAAGTTGCTACGTATATTGATAGCTCATCAACATTTGAATTGGTTAACTCAACGCAAATTGCTAGCGTGTTATTTCGTATTAAGAGTGAAGTCTTAATGGGGAAAGATAGTACGTTAGTGCATCGTTTTATTGCGCAGTTACTATTTGAACAAGGCAATGCGAATTTAGGTATTACGCGCCGTGATGGTAAAACCACGCTTAAATTAACTTTACTTAATCCTTATACCAAAATTATTCATGTTAAAGCACTGCTTGCCATGATTGAACGGCTAGTGAGTCAATATTAA
- a CDS encoding multidrug resistance efflux transporter family protein yields MKFQELRKAMVLGTLAAFFFAFTFLLNKLMAASGGHWIWSSSLRFYWMLPFFLVIVLIRKNLLPLLAHIKANLLAWVIWSTVGFGLFYAPLTYSASFSPSWLVASTWQFTIIAGVLLAPFIYKNRAYFSIGNFLFSLIILLGIIIMQLSQVATINTKTLMFGSSLIIFAAFCYPLGNRKTILMIKGELDVYQRILGMIICSLPFWLILNLYAILVEKSLPTAEQIQQTFIVGLFSGVIATSLFFYATQLVSHNHKALACVESTQSGEVIFTLIGEMIILHIALPSLYALIGMAIIFIGMILSSLCSK; encoded by the coding sequence ATGAAATTTCAAGAACTACGCAAAGCTATGGTTTTAGGCACTTTAGCCGCCTTTTTTTTCGCATTTACGTTTTTGTTAAACAAACTAATGGCGGCGTCAGGCGGCCATTGGATTTGGTCATCATCCTTAAGATTTTATTGGATGCTTCCTTTCTTTTTAGTGATCGTCTTAATTAGAAAAAACCTATTACCGCTACTTGCCCATATCAAAGCAAACTTATTAGCTTGGGTTATTTGGAGTACCGTCGGTTTTGGCCTTTTTTATGCGCCGCTCACCTACTCAGCAAGTTTTAGCCCATCTTGGTTAGTTGCAAGCACTTGGCAATTTACCATTATTGCAGGCGTTTTATTAGCGCCCTTTATTTATAAAAATAGGGCTTATTTTTCTATTGGTAATTTTTTATTTTCTTTAATTATCTTACTCGGCATTATTATTATGCAGCTAAGCCAAGTTGCTACTATTAATACAAAAACGCTAATGTTCGGCAGTAGTTTGATTATATTTGCCGCTTTTTGTTACCCATTAGGGAATCGTAAAACCATCCTAATGATAAAAGGCGAATTAGATGTCTATCAACGAATTTTAGGTATGATTATCTGCAGCTTACCATTTTGGCTGATCTTAAATCTTTATGCGATCTTGGTTGAAAAATCACTGCCTACAGCAGAGCAAATACAACAAACATTCATTGTCGGGCTATTTTCAGGGGTGATTGCAACGTCGCTATTTTTTTATGCAACGCAGTTAGTTAGCCACAATCATAAAGCTTTGGCGTGTGTTGAATCAACGCAGTCCGGCGAAGTGATTTTTACGCTAATTGGGGAGATGATTATTTTACATATTGCACTGCCAAGTTTATATGCACTAATTGGAATGGCAATTATCTTTATTGGCATGATTTTATCGAGTTTATGTTCTAAATAA
- a CDS encoding DMT family transporter, with protein MNFIYPLIAVLIWSINAIVSKLAASSIDPAAISFYRWLIAFAVITPFVIPSVVRQRQIIKQHLAKFFVLGALGMCMFQGLAYFAAQTISAALMGVANGVIPLLTLILSLFILRSALTLGLIIGALLSFVGLVWLVTNGHPLSLLSDGINKGEMLILLASLAYALYGVLLKKWAIPVTPWASLYIQIFFGLVCIIPFFLCADNVALNATNIPLVLFAGIPASIIAPFTWMAGIRLLGAYKASIFLNFAPIFTVIIAAIFLNESITIHFVIGTILVLIGVIVAQTVKKTFATKSK; from the coding sequence ATGAATTTTATTTACCCTTTAATTGCCGTCTTAATATGGTCTATTAACGCAATAGTTAGTAAACTTGCCGCAAGTTCAATTGATCCCGCTGCTATCTCATTTTATCGCTGGCTTATTGCGTTTGCTGTTATCACCCCTTTTGTGATCCCCTCTGTCGTTAGGCAACGCCAAATAATTAAACAACATTTAGCAAAGTTTTTTGTATTAGGTGCGCTAGGGATGTGCATGTTTCAAGGCTTAGCTTATTTTGCTGCGCAAACCATTTCAGCTGCGTTAATGGGCGTTGCGAATGGCGTTATTCCGCTATTAACCTTGATTCTCAGTTTATTTATTTTACGTTCGGCCCTAACACTAGGATTAATTATTGGTGCGCTATTGTCATTTGTTGGGTTAGTTTGGTTAGTCACAAACGGCCATCCACTTTCCTTATTATCAGACGGGATAAATAAAGGGGAAATGCTCATTTTATTAGCCTCATTAGCCTATGCATTGTATGGTGTGCTACTTAAAAAGTGGGCGATCCCAGTTACCCCTTGGGCATCACTTTATATCCAAATATTTTTTGGTTTAGTCTGTATAATCCCGTTCTTCTTATGTGCCGATAATGTTGCTTTAAATGCTACCAATATCCCATTAGTCTTATTTGCAGGGATCCCGGCATCGATCATTGCGCCTTTCACGTGGATGGCTGGCATTCGTTTACTTGGCGCCTATAAAGCATCGATATTTTTAAACTTTGCACCTATTTTTACGGTTATTATTGCAGCAATATTTTTAAATGAATCCATAACAATACATTTTGTTATTGGTACCATTTTAGTGCTTATCGGGGTGATAGTTGCCCAAACGGTTAAAAAAACCTTCGCAACCAAAAGTAAATAA
- a CDS encoding ABC transporter permease, whose translation MQTLNNIYRLGVKELWGLLRDPIMLILIAYCFSFDIYSAATAASDTLNRATIAVVDEDDSPLSRQIIAAFYPPMFMPPVKVYTMDDIDKGMDTDNYTFGLNIPPNFQRDVLNNTSPEIQLNVDATRMGQAFIGNGYITQMISDEVTQFANRYRSVATLPVNIEVHTLFNPNLTRSWFSSVMEIINIVTTLSIILTGAALMREREHGTIDHLLSMPVTPFEIMMSKIWSMGLVVLISTWGALFIVVQGWLHVPIAGSVTLFLIGAALHLFVTTSLGIFLATVAKSTAQFAMLLILILLPLQMLSGGSTPKESMPQAVQDIMLFAPTTHFVELGQAILYRGAGLSVIWTSYVWLIGIGAVFFTIALVRFRKSIANMGS comes from the coding sequence ATGCAAACTCTCAATAATATTTATCGATTAGGCGTTAAAGAGCTATGGGGATTACTGCGTGATCCCATCATGCTAATCTTAATTGCTTACTGTTTTAGCTTTGATATCTACTCTGCTGCAACGGCCGCATCAGACACGCTTAACCGAGCAACAATTGCCGTTGTTGATGAAGACGATTCCCCTCTTTCAAGGCAAATCATTGCCGCTTTTTATCCGCCGATGTTTATGCCGCCAGTTAAAGTCTACACAATGGATGATATCGATAAAGGCATGGATACGGATAATTACACATTTGGGCTTAATATTCCCCCCAACTTTCAGCGGGATGTTTTAAATAATACCAGTCCTGAAATTCAGCTTAATGTTGATGCAACAAGGATGGGGCAAGCGTTTATCGGTAATGGCTATATTACGCAAATGATATCAGATGAAGTTACCCAATTTGCAAACCGTTACCGCTCGGTAGCAACGCTACCCGTTAACATTGAAGTGCACACGCTATTTAATCCCAATTTGACAAGATCGTGGTTTAGCTCGGTAATGGAAATCATTAATATCGTCACCACCTTATCAATTATTTTAACTGGCGCAGCTTTAATGCGTGAGCGTGAGCATGGCACGATTGATCATTTACTTTCAATGCCAGTAACGCCATTTGAAATTATGATGTCAAAAATTTGGTCAATGGGGCTTGTGGTGTTAATCTCAACTTGGGGAGCGTTATTTATTGTCGTACAAGGATGGCTACATGTGCCGATTGCAGGCTCGGTAACGCTATTTTTGATTGGCGCAGCGTTGCACCTTTTTGTCACAACATCACTCGGTATTTTTTTGGCTACAGTTGCAAAATCAACCGCTCAGTTTGCGATGTTATTAATCCTTATTTTATTACCCCTACAAATGCTATCAGGAGGTAGTACACCAAAAGAAAGCATGCCACAAGCGGTTCAAGATATTATGTTATTTGCGCCAACCACCCATTTTGTCGAGCTTGGTCAAGCCATTTTGTATCGAGGTGCGGGATTAAGTGTGATATGGACTTCTTATGTGTGGTTAATCGGTATTGGGGCGGTATTTTTTACAATTGCGTTAGTGCGGTTTCGTAAATCAATTGCGAATATGGGCTCATAA